In Hemicordylus capensis ecotype Gifberg chromosome 3, rHemCap1.1.pri, whole genome shotgun sequence, one DNA window encodes the following:
- the HSPH1 gene encoding heat shock protein 105 kDa, translating into MAVVGFDLGSQNCYIAVARAGGIETVANEFSDRCTPSVVSFGSKNRAIGVSAKNQLITHADNTLFNFKRFHGRTFNDPFIQKEKEHLSYCVVPMKNGSVGIKVMYMDEEHLFSVEQITAMLLTKLKETAENNLKKPVTDCVISVPSFFTDAERRSVLDAAQVVGLNCLRLLNDMTAVALNYGIYKQDLPAPEEKPRIVVFVDMGHSAFQVSACAFNKGKLKVLGTAFDPFLGGRNFDEKLVDYFSTEIKAKYKLDPKSKIRALLRLYQECEKLKKLMSSNSTEIPLNIECFMNDTDVSGKMNRLQLEELCADLLQRIENPLRSLMEQIQLKVEDVHAVEIVGGATRIPAVKEKIGKFFSKDVSTTLNADEAVARGCALQCAILSPAFKVREFSITDAVPFPISLQWNTESDDAEGIHEVFSRHHAAPFSKVLTFYRKGPFELQAFYSDPGGVPYPEKKIGKYIIQNIAAQNDGEKTKVKVKVRINTHGIFSVSTASMVEQMKAEENENSSVEAEADSQNQKPSENSDDKNIQQGSIEARAQSQVQTDGQQISQSPSSPEPPSEENRIPDAEKVNEKKSDQPPEAKKPKIKVKNVELPIEANLVWQLGKDLLNMYIETEGKMIMQDKLEKERNDAKNAVEEYVYDFRDKLSGAYEKFVCEQDLHRFITLLSQTEDWLYEEGEDQPKQVYVDKLADLKKFGTPIEIRYQEAEERPKLLDELGCKAQNYARITEEYRNKDEKYIHIDETEMNKVEKCVSDTMEWISNVLNAQAKLALDQDPIVSVKEIKGKLRELHGVCEPIVTQSKPKVDSPKREEPPDAPCINKDDDLEEDIKNVETAQQNGECHMNESPVNMDLD; encoded by the exons GTCAGTGGTGTCATTTGGGTCGAAAAACAGAGCAATTGGCGTGTCTGCTAAAAATCAG CTCATTACACATGCCGACAACACACTATTTAACTTCAAGAGGTTCCATGGTCGTACTTTTAACGATCCTTTTattcagaaagagaaagagcattTGAGCTACTGTGTAGTTCCAATGAAGAATGGAAGTGTTGGAATAAAG GTAATGTATATGGACGAAGAACATTTATTTAGTGTGGAACAGATAACTGCTATGCTGCTGACAAAACTGAAGGAGACTGCTGAGAATAACCTCAAAAAGCCTGTAACAGATTGTGTTATTTCA GTTCCATCATTTTTCACTGATGCTGAAAGGAGGTCTGTGCTGGATGCTGCTCAGGTTGTTGGATTAAATTGTCTCCGACTATTGAATGATATGACAGCAG TGGCTCTGAACTATGGGATATACAAGCAGGACCTTCCAGCTCCTGAAGAGAAACCCCGAATAGTGGTGTTTGTAGATATGGGCCATTCTGCATTTCAAGTATCTGCCTGTGCTTTTAACAAGGGTAAACTAAAG GTTCTTGGTACAGCTTTTGACCCCTTTCTAGGAGGAAGAAACTTCGATGAAAAACTTGTGGATTACTTCAGTACCGAAATAAAAGCCAAGTACAAGCTGGACCCAAAATCAAAAATACGAGCCCTTCTTCGTTTATATCAGGAATGTGAGAAGCTGAAAAAACTAATGAGCTCAAACAGCACAGAGATTCCACTTAATATTGAATGTTTTATGAATGATACAGACGTGTCTGGAAagatgaatag ATTGCAGTTGGAAGAACTCTGTGCTGATCTTCTGCAAAGAATAGAAAATCCCCTGCGTTCTTTGATGGAACAAATCCAACTCAAAGTGGAAGATGTACATGCTGTTGAGATTGTAGGAGGAGCCACACGCATACCAGCTGTAAAAGAGAAGATTGGGAAGTTCTTCAGCAAAGATGTCAGCACAACACTAAATGCAGATGAAGCTGTTGCAAGAGGCTGTGCTTTGCAG TGTGCTATTCTCTCTCCAGCTTTTAAAGTTAGGGAATTCTCCATCACAGATGCAGTTCCCTTCCCAATATCGTTGCAATGGAATACAGAGTCTGATGATGCTGAAGG AATTCATGAAGTATTCAGCAGGCACCATGCGGCACCTTTCTCCAAAGTCTTGACTttctacagaaaaggcccatttGAACTGCAGGCCTTCTATTCTGACCCTGGTGGTGTTCCCTACCCTGAGAAAAAGATTG GCAAATACATTATCCAAAATATTGCAGCTCAGAATGATGGAGAGAAAACTAAAGTTAAAGTCAAGGTTCGCATCAATACTCACGGCATTTTTAGCGTCTCTACTGCATCTATGGTGGAACAGATGAAAGCAGAAGAGAATGAAAATTCCAGTGTTGAGGCTGAAGCAGACAGTCAGAACCAGAAACCTTCTGAGAACTCAGATGAT AAAAATATCCAACAAGGCAGCATTGAGGCTCGAGCCCAGTCCCAGGTACAAACAGACGGTCAGCAAATCTCACAGTCTCCCTCTTCTCCTGAGCCTCCCTCTGAAGAAAACAGAATCCCAGATGCTGAAAAA GTGAATGAAAAGAAAAGTGATCAGCCTCCAGAAGCTAAAAAGCCCAAGATAAAAGTGAAGAATGTTGAGTTGCCCATTGAAGCTAACTTGGTCTGGCAGCTTGGAAAAGACCTGCTCAACATGTACATTGAAACAGAG GGCAAGATGATCATGCAAGACAAACTTGAGAAGGAAAGAAATGATGCCAAGAATGCAGTTGAAGAATATGTTTATGATTTTAGAGACAAATTATCTGGAGCTTATGAGAAATTTGTGTGTGAGCAG GATCTCCACCGTTTCATCACACTACTGTCTCAGACAGAAGACTGGCTGTATGAGGAGGGAGAAGACCAGCCTAAACAGGTCTATGTGGACAAACTGGCTGACTTAAAG AAATTTGGGACTCCCATTGAAATCCGATATCAAGAAGCCGAAGAACGGCCAAAGCTGTTGGATGAACTAGGGTGCAAGGCTCAAAACTATGCCAGGATTACAGAGGAATACAGGAACAAG GATGAGAAGTACATCCATATTGATGAAACTGAAATGAACAAAGTAGAGAAGTGCGTAAGTGACACAATGGAATGGATAAGCAATGTCCTGAATGCCCAAGCAAAATTGGCTCTTGATCAGGATCCTATAGTCTCTGTAAAAGAAATCAAAGGGAAACTGAGG GAGCTACACGGTGTGTGTGAGCCCATTGTCACTCAGTCAAAACCAAAAGTAGACTCTCCTAAACGAGAAGAGCCACCGGATGCACCTTGTATTAATAAAGACGACGACTTGGAAGAAGACATTAAAAACGTAGAGACAGCACAACAAAATGGTGAATGTCACATGAATGAGAGCCCAGTTAACATGGACTTGGATTAG